The following DNA comes from Scomber scombrus chromosome 7, fScoSco1.1, whole genome shotgun sequence.
GTTGAATATTTGTCTGACATTTGAGCATTACGAAGAGAAACAACAGTGAATTATTCCAGCTTAATACTTTAATTCTGTCATTTCCTTTTGGTGGAATTATCcctgaaaacacagacatgGTGTAATATAGCCTACTCATAAATTAAGACTTGATTGTCTTTACACTGTAATCTGACCCTCTAAATTGATTGATATGTTCTTGCTTAAACAATGTAATTTCCTTTTAGAGGTCTCCTGAGGATGTTTTCTTGGAGACATTTCAAGAGTAGTTTTGTATTTTCGTCATTAACTCACCATTCATAAGGAGAAATGTCCTCATTCATACAAATTATCTTCAttgcaacatacagtacatacattgTCCTTATTTATactttcatttttcactcaCTACATACCTTGTGTGCATTTTTGTCATTAAGCGCCATACATTTTAATAGACCAGTTACTTCAAGTGTCCATCAACTCCCACATTCATACTGCATTGTTTTCATATGGATTCATTAGTCTTTAAGACACCTTGTGGATTAATATAATTGCTACATAGGAAGTGCAATATCACATAGTTCAGCTCTGTCAGAACCAAGTATATCAAATGTGGCACATCACTGCCTGTTAAGGTGATGTTGCATTGTCTCTGACACACGCTTTCAAGTCTTAAAGGCTTCAGGGACTCTGGGCCCACCAACAGGTCTCTGATCTCCATCACAGAGCTCCCTTGTCGCCTCATGTATCTTAGTAGTAATGCACTCTTCCAATAGTCCCTGTTCCTGACCCGAGGATATCAGGCTGGCCGTTCCTCCAAATCTCACGTATGATACGTTCCCTCTCCTCCAGTCGCTGTGCTCGCTCCAGCTCTTCAGCGGATGTAAATACGTTCACGCTCAGTGTCCCATCTGCTAGGCTTGTATGGTTACCAACAGGGATTTCTGTGCTGGGCAAAGGGATAGGTGCTTCTACATCCTCcccttcatcatcttcttcatcctcactctcctcgtcctcctcacTGATgtcttttaactgttttttctcAGGCGTGGAGGGGGCGATGTTGGTCCGTGGCTTGCAGGAGATGCGGATGACCAGGAGGCAGAGCGTCAGCACCAGGCCGAAACACACTCCAAGCACAAAATAAAGACCAAAGCTCTCCGGGTTTGCTAAAGACAGGATGCAAATAAACATGAGATACaattaaatgtcttttcttttttttcacaacaaCGAAATTCTCATGATGAACACAGGTTGATGTAGGTATTGTGTTGGGCTTCAGAAAGTGATTTACCTTTGATATGTGCATATGCAGCTATGCTGTTGCTAAGGAGgtccatttcttttttcttgacaTCCATGGtgatattgacttttctttcttcacacctgaaaaacaagaaatcacACGGAATACTATATTAAATCTGACCTCGGCATATATTGCAACACAGGGCTAGACACCCAATCATTGCTCTTTCAGGTGCTAAACATCTTTCTCAAACACTCTTCCACCAGTGTAACATTCTGTGCAGCACATTGATGTCAAACCCACCGACCACAGCACTTCTTCATATGCCTACGGGTGGGTGTGATGAGGCCGCCAAGTGTCAAACAAAAGCTCCTCTGTGTCCTCTTTAAGTACTGGCTTCATCTGGGATCATCATAATGCATTTGGCACATGGCACTCTGCCACTGACTTTCTTTCTGAACCATGACAGCCCTATGTAAAAGAGGTCAAGAGTCCATTTTCCAAGTAGTCACAATGGACTCCTTCCTATCTGATGGGAATCCCAGACCAATTTGTGAGGAGGAGAAGGCGACTGTGCTGTTGacttatttgtattgtttagaCATTGTGTCCTTGACATTTAAGCTATCCTTCTGGCATCCTGCCAGTCTGAGGGACTCTATTGTTCCCATGGAAGTCTTTCTTAAAGTAATACATTTTGGAGCCTTGTGCCAGATGAGATACAGTTTATGTTCATAACATTTTGCAGCCTGTTTTTTTGATTCCAACTATTATCTGTATCCATTCCTCTTAATGCTACCTCCTCACTCAGTAGCTTTTGTCCTCAAGAGAGACAAGCTGTTTAACATCTGAGAGAAAACATGTATTGGATCTGCTTGCACTGAACACCACACAAAggtcatgttgtttttttctttctgtattttctacCTTAACCTTCCCCAGCTCCCCTTCTCTTCAACCCTGCAGCCGTTTCCGGCTGACTCTGGcttttctcctctgctttgCCATTTTGTCATCAATTCCCACCTCCCTGGCTTGATGACATCATGGTGTTGCACCATTAGACATATAACAGTGttgatgaaaacataaaatgaaccAGTTAAAAATAACTGCAAGTGTCTTTAATCCTTCCAGATAATATTAGCACCATTCCCCTAAAACATGTGCTTTGT
Coding sequences within:
- the eva1ba gene encoding eva-1 homolog Ba encodes the protein MDVKKKEMDLLSNSIAAYAHIKANPESFGLYFVLGVCFGLVLTLCLLVIRISCKPRTNIAPSTPEKKQLKDISEEDEESEDEEDDEGEDVEAPIPLPSTEIPVGNHTSLADGTLSVNVFTSAEELERAQRLEERERIIREIWRNGQPDILGSGTGTIGRVHYY